In a single window of the Pocillopora verrucosa isolate sample1 chromosome 4, ASM3666991v2, whole genome shotgun sequence genome:
- the LOC131773100 gene encoding centromere protein W — protein sequence MERTFPRVRQKSIIKKYQKKARLSRNADILIFLDYILFLKRLAAEASIKALEEGERTLKSNHVNTVFKNVLKSCKG from the exons ATGGAAAGAACATTTCCAAGGGTCAGACAGAAATCAATCATTAAgaaatatcagaagaaagcaaGGCTGTCACGGAATGCTGACATTTTG ATTTTTCTAGACTACATACTGTTCCTCAAACGCCTTGCAGCAGAAGCAAGTATCAAGGCGCTGGAGGAAGGAGAGAGGACCTTAAAAAGTAATCATGTGAATACTGTGTTTAAG AATGTGTTGAAGAGTTGCAAAGGATGA